The genomic window GAAGAGCAATCTGCAATACACACATTAACTCCCAAACGATTAATAATTACACCtttgtaaatgtataatttatgaCAGTGTTTGCTTCTGATGAATGCCAAACACGTCACCTATATTCAGATTTACACAGTCTTGATGGACAGAAACCTTAAAAACACATGTGCAAATTCCTCACTGATGTATATTTAGTAATATGCAATTTTTACACAATACTGATGCATTTACTTCAATATGCATGTAGTGGTGAGTGATTATTTCTTTTGTACCCTTTGCTGCTTATGTGATCAGTCAGCTGTCTTTTAATATATGTCAGAGGTGagattatttgtttaaatcaatTGTTATATTCACAGTGTTAGGCAGgatgttgtgtgtatgtggccTCAGTTTGGTGGGTTGCTCACAGGACACTAGATGGAGCCCAGCATTCACTAAATCAAATGCATAACAGCCCTCGTGCTCGGCGTATGAAACCTCTGACTCCTAACGAGCCACTCTGGCAGTATATTACGCATCATAAACTTAAAGCAATTAtgtattcacatttttattatctCTCAGGTTTTTTCGACGATGCCAAGAGGGACTTCCTGCAAGCATTAAAACTCAATCCAGATTTTGAAGATGCCAAATTGAGCCTGCAACAAACACTTCTTGACCAACAGCAGAAGATAAACAGGGGATACTGACAAGCTCATAAACTCCAGAgtacatatttaaatttgtatCGCAATCAGCCTGTTAAAAATAGGTGTACTAACAcgtaaatgtacagtaaattattcAGGCGATGCTCACTTTTATTCTATGGCACATAAACATTATAATATgatctgcaaaaacaaattcaaagctgaaaaacacaataGATGCAAAATCTTGAACTCCTGAAAGGAAGTGAACACAGCAGATGGATTAGGCGCAATGCCAACATAGGTTTTTGTTAAGCAGAGCTTCGATGATTCCTTTTCTGCACTGATTCAAGACtcttttgaataaaaatgtgatagCCTCATACATTAAAGGATATCATATAAATCTGTGAGCGGACATTGCCGACTCATCGACCCAGGCACACACGGAAAAACGATGAGTCTGGGTTTTACAGAGAGTAATAAATGCTAGTGCACCTTCCTGGGAGGAGGTGTGTGGCCATAAACAAACTATGAACAACTGTTAGCAATGACTAATGATGAGGTGTTTTTCAGCTAAAAGGGAAATTTTAAAGCATCAGTTGGATTATGGTTTTAatgaaaagtaatttattatgtttcctgtgtatttttaatgttgaacacaaatgtaaatgtatttgaaacTGATGAACAATAAATGATTTGATTACACATTATGGattaatgtgtatttatttgaacaTAAAACAATAGTCTGTGAAGCAGACCCAGGCTGGACGGTGGCAGGTAGAGGATCACTGATGCACCTCACCTGTGCACTGTGATTAACTGATATAAAGGCAGCTGGTGATTGCTCAGTAAAGCAGTGAACCACTTCAGAGTTGGTTTGTATGCAGGGTTTCAGGGCCAACCTCTGATTGTGGTTTGGTTTCGTGgagtgcttgtttttcttttggctgCATGTTCAGACTGTAACATGCAGAGGCTTCAGAACATGTAAGTTAATAattttgtctcttgtttttAATGACTGCAAGCTCCCTGTTTCTGTATACtgcaatttgttgtttgtgttcaaGTTTGTTATGGAACTTGATGGCTGCAGTAATCGTCTTGGGTCAGGCAAAGCCAAATGAGGAGCTCAAGTTGCAGTCAAGTAAGAGAAGTTCACATAAATGAGTCTATTTCACATTCAGTTGGTTTCTGCCTTTTCTCACCAGCCTTTTCTTGTAACAGGCAATGGTATGAAGTCAGATTGTGTGGGTAATCTAATGAGACTATCCTTGGACAAGGCTCTAGCGGTGGGGAACCAACTTGAGGTAGAAGCCATCAGTGAGTATCAAACCTGCTAATTATTCAGCAGATTGTCCCATGACTGAGAGATACGATCAGTCATGTTTGCCCTCTTTCCCCTAGATGGCAGCCAGCATATAGTGTTAACACCAAGTCTGGCTGCTCAGTGTGGATACAGCATGGAGTCTGACCCGTGGGGAAACACCAGAATCTACACATCTCTGATGGGCTGTTATGTGGACAACAACGTATGTTTAGATATGTAATTTTAGATGTCTTTTTCCATTGCAATTTCCCCAATGATAAAGCATAGTACGGTCAACATGCTGAAGTTGTTTCAGGACTGATAAATCAAATCTCCAATTAGGTTTTTAAGCCTTTGTGTACATGTATCTATGAGGACAGTGCAAAAACTTTGATTAGTTTCTTAATCATAGCTTGATATGTTAATCGGGGGAACATggcaaatgtttacatttgagaAGTTGAAACCAAAGTAATCTTTGGGTCTTCATGCTTGAAATAACTCGATTAATTGATTACAAAATGGTTTCCAGTGCTCCAACTCAAGTTTCTTGTCATGCTCACActactgcatttatttgtagGAAGATAAAACATTCAATGTTGGCTTGAGACTCCGACTGTACAGACTGAGCAAATCGGACATTGTTAGTCATGATGTGAAACAAACGTGCAGTTATTCTCGGTGGGCCTCCAGAGAGATCCTCTGTGACAGGAACTACATGGAAGTAAGTCTATTTACATTGGTGGCTGTACTATTGCTCAGTGTTTacacaataattattttattattttaaaggtgTCAAACTACATGGCTACATCTGAAGCTGAAGCTAAGGGCCAGCAAACCCAGGATATTAAAGATGACACACTGAACATCATCCCTGATGTATGCTAACTTAAACTTTATAGTTCACTTGATTCACACTTGACCTCCACCATTTGGTATCCCCTTCCTGAAGGGGAGATGTAacataaagtgtgttttgtatcCTTACTACAGGCCTCTGCTGCAGCAAATGATATCTGGAAGATAACATTTTATACTCCAGAACCAGTGTCAATGGTTCTGAGAGAGGCCCAACAAGCTGGTTATGGTGCTATGACCACCTCAAACCGACTAGTTGTACGAAGCCCCTacacaacagcagaaacaactTCTGAGAATGTAAGCAAAAATCTCCCAttcctgttttaattttctttccttcatttAAATGACACGTCCCCTTTTAAAAGGTGGCTGGAATACCCATGGAAGTCTTGCGAGTGAGCACTTATTATAAGTCACGTCGTGGTTTGAACATAATGAACTTGGCAGCTGCTTGTCCCACTGGTGAGTTGAGCAATTTGTGGATATCATAGTAAATGTTGCTATGAAACTTTCAGCACAGTTAAGTCGGCTGCTTTATTAACAGGTGGAGTTCTCTTCACGGACGAGGTAATCTCCTGGCACATACCGCGACGTGTGACACCCCTCCTAGATGGCAGTTTTAAAATCGTGGAAATGCACATGGGCATCAATGGGCAGAGACTGGAAAAATCTCAGATGGCCGCACGGGGGTACACGCTGTCTGTCAGAGACTTTCACATTGTCATTGAAATCCCAATGGGCTCTCCTGATGGTTACTACAAGGTGGGAGGTGTATAAAGTTGATATGCAAGGCTTGGGTCACAAGTGCATTTGCATGTATTATTAAAATGGCATAAATAATTACAGAGCCATGCCCCAGATAACCAGTACCACATCACCTACTCTGTGGAGCCCATGCTTGAAGTACTGTGGAAGGCTGATAAAACCCAAGATGATATCAGATACAAGGTTTTGTTCCCCATTACCACCCCTCTGACGCCTCTACCTCCCGAAGACAAAGACAGTTAAGTCTCATGTTCTTGTACAAACTACAGAAAGTCAAGCTTGTGGAAACTTGATGCATTAATAAACCTGCCACTTTATGTTCCTCAGACACTGTCCTAGAAGACAGGATGTTCAGTGTTAACTTGGGGACCTTTCTCTATGATGTGGTGCTCAGGaacatcacattttttactGAGATTCTCACTGTGGAAGAGTGCAACGCCAGAGGCTTCACTGTCCGGGAGTACAGCTTCCCCAACAGAACAAAACGCTTCTCTGTTGAAGTGCcttttgatgctgatgttgtcaTGAAAAGTGTATGTGACTGAGATGCAAGTTCCTTTATATACAAATGTTGTTCTTCTGCCTGTGACGcgattgttttatttgtgtgcagAATCCCGAACTCTTGGTTACAGTCTACGATCTCCCTCTGGTCTTTGGGTTTATCATCCTGCCTGACGAAACTCAGTTCACACATCCAGTTAATTTACAGGCATCTCTGCGGGATGTCGGtgagatctttttttttttttttttttttttttacttctaatatttgttcatcttttttgtttttggtgtggGTTTTATAAATGTCTATGGGAAGAAAACTTGTCATAATGGTTTCTCTGCTCTTAGTGCTACCCAGCCTCACTGGTACCTGTGACCAGAGTAGGTTTTACATTATTGCAAAGTATGGGAGTCGAGGTCCCAATTTCCGGACCA from Anabas testudineus chromosome 24, fAnaTes1.2, whole genome shotgun sequence includes these protein-coding regions:
- the zpax1 gene encoding zona pellucida protein AX 1 yields the protein MQRLQNILLWNLMAAVIVLGQAKPNEELKLQSSNGMKSDCVGNLMRLSLDKALAVGNQLEVEAINGSQHIVLTPSLAAQCGYSMESDPWGNTRIYTSLMGCYVDNNEDKTFNVGLRLRLYRLSKSDIVSHDVKQTCSYSRWASREILCDRNYMEVSNYMATSEAEAKGQQTQDIKDDTLNIIPDASAAANDIWKITFYTPEPVSMVLREAQQAGYGAMTTSNRLVVRSPYTTAETTSENVAGIPMEVLRVSTYYKSRRGLNIMNLAAACPTGGVLFTDEVISWHIPRRVTPLLDGSFKIVEMHMGINGQRLEKSQMAARGYTLSVRDFHIVIEIPMGSPDGYYKSHAPDNQYHITYSVEPMLEVLWKADKTQDDIRYKVLFPITTPLTPLPPEDKDNTVLEDRMFSVNLGTFLYDVVLRNITFFTEILTVEECNARGFTVREYSFPNRTKRFSVEVPFDADVVMKSNPELLVTVYDLPLVFGFIILPDETQFTHPVNLQASLRDVVLPSLTGTCDQSRFYIIAKYGSRGPNFRTMVGSRQLTPETAEVYSMQGNDTHFHLVVPYTAEDSVFETITSDSVRARLDILLLAPNNNWVLGDLYLTCNFPLMTTNCYPNGTITALAVKVESVPNLVLSSLTLKDKSCKPLFSNDRFAYFSFNADSCGTTRTFFDHYMLYENVIGLHSNKPMHYSPFNRGYRQTVSCFYVVNETQTVTFSYKPRSSEPAAEIGSGQLIVQMRLAQDSSYELFYQAEDYPVVKYLRQPLYFEVALMQSTDPQLELILENCWATLHEHRTSLPSWDIIVDTCENGDDRHVTIFHPVVNDARVTMPSHIKRFSVKMFTFTRDEEVLKDELYVHCDAVICDVNSHIEGTCRGQCVHPTDVTKSEPQEIKGTKRDRRSTASSHSHHKQLSSGPIILLNTQPSE